In a single window of the Aridibaculum aurantiacum genome:
- a CDS encoding glycoside hydrolase family 125 protein — protein MHRRQFILQSSMAAAGLALSGYGRAQSNVFPTVRTPVGKRNFTSKAVEELIAEIKNKIGNKEIAWMFENCFPNTLDTTVDYEVISNKQDTYVITGDIDAMWLRDSTAQVWPYLALCKKDVGLQKLVAGVINRQVKCILLDPYANAFYKDVNKVSEWKNDITQMKPGIHERKWEIDSLCYPVRLSYGYIKATGDTSILDDDWIQAMQLVVKTFREQQRFDGPGPYSFMRQSQWANDVVPMAGYGNPGKPNGLIVSVFRPSDDATIFPYLIPSNFFAVKALRDMADMMERQLRLEPLKLAEEVEKALQQHAIIQQGKRKIYAYEVNGYGSFNLMDDANIPSLLSLPYLGCVPLNDPIYQQTRKYVLSNQNPHFYKGPAGEGIGGPHIGQDYIWPLSIIMRGLTSTNDAEIKLCLNMLQKSHAGTGFMHEAFHKDDAAKFTRSWFAWANTLFGEFVWKVYRERPSLLN, from the coding sequence ATGCACAGGCGGCAATTTATTCTTCAATCTTCCATGGCTGCGGCAGGTCTTGCATTATCTGGATATGGCAGGGCGCAGTCAAATGTTTTTCCTACTGTTCGCACGCCTGTTGGTAAAAGAAATTTTACAAGCAAAGCGGTAGAAGAACTTATTGCTGAAATAAAAAACAAGATCGGCAACAAAGAGATCGCGTGGATGTTTGAGAATTGTTTTCCTAATACACTTGATACAACGGTTGATTACGAGGTAATAAGTAACAAGCAAGATACATATGTAATCACTGGCGATATAGATGCTATGTGGCTGCGCGATAGTACAGCGCAGGTGTGGCCATATCTTGCGCTGTGTAAGAAAGATGTTGGTCTGCAAAAACTGGTTGCTGGTGTTATCAATCGCCAGGTAAAATGCATTTTGCTTGATCCTTATGCGAATGCTTTTTATAAAGATGTAAATAAAGTAAGCGAGTGGAAGAATGATATTACGCAGATGAAGCCGGGCATTCATGAAAGGAAGTGGGAGATAGACAGCCTGTGTTATCCTGTCAGGCTTAGCTATGGTTATATAAAAGCTACCGGTGATACCAGCATTCTTGATGATGATTGGATACAGGCGATGCAGCTGGTTGTAAAAACTTTTAGGGAGCAACAACGATTTGATGGACCCGGTCCTTACAGTTTTATGCGCCAATCGCAATGGGCCAACGATGTAGTGCCAATGGCTGGTTATGGTAACCCCGGTAAACCAAATGGTCTTATCGTTTCTGTCTTTCGTCCCAGTGATGATGCCACTATTTTTCCTTATCTCATTCCTTCCAATTTTTTTGCTGTAAAAGCTTTGCGTGATATGGCAGATATGATGGAAAGGCAATTGCGTTTGGAGCCATTGAAACTTGCAGAAGAAGTAGAGAAGGCACTGCAGCAACATGCCATCATACAGCAGGGAAAACGAAAGATCTATGCGTACGAGGTGAACGGGTATGGCAGTTTCAACTTAATGGATGATGCAAATATTCCTTCATTGCTTTCGCTGCCTTACCTGGGTTGTGTGCCACTGAATGATCCTATCTACCAGCAAACGCGCAAGTATGTATTATCTAACCAAAACCCGCATTTCTATAAAGGGCCTGCAGGCGAAGGTATAGGCGGTCCCCATATTGGCCAGGATTATATTTGGCCGCTCAGCATCATTATGCGAGGACTTACCTCTACCAATGATGCAGAGATAAAACTTTGTCTTAACATGCTGCAGAAGAGCCATGCAGGTACAGGTTTCATGCACGAAGCATTTCATAAAGATGATGCAGCTAAATTTACACGCAGCTGGTTCGCGTGGGCAAATACACTTTTCGGCGAATTTGTATGGAAGGTATACCGTGAACGGCCGTCCCTGTTAAATTGA
- a CDS encoding cyanophycinase, whose protein sequence is MSYPKGKLIAIGGAEDKGTNLEKGLISRNNLNFFELGILRRIVEEAGGLMARIEVITTASMIPFEVGNNYLEAFGRIGCTHVGLMHIRNREDVNKPEYLKRIEECDAVMFSGGNQLRLSATFGGTKFLRTILLRYHNEEFVIAGTSAGAMAMSNTMIYEGEASRAHLKGEVKITTGLAFMDNVIFDSHFEKRGRFGRLAQAVGANPSAIGIGLGEDTGMLITDGNKMEAIGSGMVIIIDGHGIMHSNIADIPVGNPISMEGLQVHICAKGNGYLIDDRKFVEKMGAVTTPIMQDVE, encoded by the coding sequence ATGTCTTACCCAAAGGGAAAATTAATAGCAATAGGAGGCGCTGAAGACAAGGGGACAAACCTGGAAAAAGGACTTATCAGCCGCAATAATCTCAATTTTTTTGAACTGGGCATTTTACGCCGCATAGTAGAAGAGGCTGGTGGATTAATGGCACGTATTGAAGTCATCACCACTGCTTCTATGATACCTTTTGAAGTTGGTAATAATTACCTGGAAGCATTTGGTCGCATTGGCTGTACCCATGTGGGATTGATGCATATACGCAACCGTGAAGATGTAAACAAGCCTGAATACCTGAAGCGAATAGAAGAATGTGATGCAGTAATGTTTAGTGGTGGCAACCAGCTCAGGTTATCGGCCACTTTTGGCGGTACTAAATTCCTTCGCACTATTCTCCTTCGTTATCATAATGAAGAATTTGTAATCGCCGGTACATCGGCAGGCGCAATGGCTATGAGCAATACTATGATCTACGAAGGAGAAGCCAGCCGTGCGCATTTAAAGGGTGAAGTAAAAATAACCACCGGTCTTGCTTTCATGGATAACGTGATCTTCGACTCTCACTTTGAAAAACGTGGCCGTTTTGGAAGGCTGGCACAGGCTGTTGGTGCTAATCCTTCTGCTATCGGTATCGGACTTGGAGAAGATACCGGCATGCTTATCACCGATGGAAATAAGATGGAAGCCATAGGCAGCGGAATGGTCATCATCATCGATGGTCATGGTATCATGCATTCCAACATTGCCGATATTCCTGTAGGCAATCCCATTAGCATGGAAGGTTTGCAGGTTCACATTTGCGCCAAAGGCAATGGTTACTTAATTGACGACAGGAAATTTGTAGAAAAAATGGGAGCAGTAACTACTCCCATTATGCAAGATGTTGAATAA
- the cphA gene encoding cyanophycin synthetase, whose amino-acid sequence MKIVEIKVMRGPNYWSIRRTKLIQMKLDLQELEQRPTNKIDGFLDRLREMMPSLYTHRCSEGVAGGFFHRVEEGTWMGHVIEHVALEMQTLAGMDTGFGRTRSTGKEGEYHVVFSYMEEDAGVYTAKASVRFCQALVDGQEYDLEKDIQELREIRENTRLGPSTGSIVEVATQRGIPFIRLNKHSLVQLGYGIHQKRIRATIASTTSNIAVDIAGDKEETKNLLESAQIPVPRGSIVRDPESLQDAIDKIGYPIVLKPIDGNHGKGATTNILDWEQALKALEAAQVYSRSVICENFIVGYDFRLLVINHKFICAALRTPAHVVGDGEHTIQHLIDVVNSDPRRGYGHEKVLTQIVVDQFTEKMLNEKGYTVNSIPAKDEIVYLKPTANLSTGGTSTDVTDEVHPSNIFMAERISKIIGLDICGIDIMAPDLREPISQNGGAVLEVNAAPGFRMHVEPSEGLARNVAEPVIDMLFPKSSNGRIPIIAITGTNGKTTTTRLTAHICKHAGYKVGFTTSDGVYIQNELMMTGDCTGPVSAQFVLKDPTVDFAVLECARGGIIRSGLAFRHCDIAIVTNVSADHMGLGGIDTLEKMARVKAVVPETVFPHGYAILNADDDLVYKMHEGLDCNVAFFSMDENNPRIQEHCKNGGIASVFENNYITILKGSWKLRVLKVTDVPLTYGGKAVHNIMNTLPAVLATYLYRNITIEDLRLALQTFIPSAVQTPGRLNLFQFKNFQFLVDYAHNPAGLQLLCDFVNKLDGTPKVGIISGTGDRRDADIIEIGRISGKYFDEIIIRQDKHLRGRTAEEIVGLLIQGINETKKQDIPVEVIINEKEAIMHAYNNAKKGSIITIMADVVAEALSLIKGLKEKEEQI is encoded by the coding sequence ATGAAGATCGTTGAAATTAAAGTGATGCGTGGCCCTAACTACTGGAGCATCAGGCGGACGAAGCTAATACAAATGAAACTTGACCTCCAGGAACTTGAACAACGTCCTACCAATAAGATCGATGGTTTCCTTGACAGGCTTCGCGAAATGATGCCTTCATTGTACACTCACCGCTGTAGCGAAGGTGTTGCCGGCGGTTTCTTTCATCGTGTGGAAGAGGGCACATGGATGGGTCATGTAATAGAACACGTAGCGCTTGAAATGCAAACCCTGGCTGGAATGGATACCGGTTTTGGCCGCACTCGCAGTACAGGTAAAGAAGGAGAATATCATGTTGTTTTCAGTTATATGGAAGAAGATGCAGGCGTTTATACTGCAAAAGCTTCTGTACGCTTTTGCCAGGCACTGGTAGATGGGCAGGAATATGACCTGGAAAAAGATATACAGGAACTGCGCGAGATAAGAGAGAATACGCGGCTTGGTCCTTCAACCGGAAGTATAGTGGAAGTAGCAACGCAAAGAGGCATTCCTTTTATCAGGCTAAACAAACATAGCCTTGTGCAACTTGGTTATGGTATCCATCAAAAACGTATACGTGCTACCATAGCAAGCACCACATCTAACATAGCTGTAGATATAGCAGGCGATAAAGAAGAAACCAAAAACCTTCTTGAATCAGCACAAATTCCTGTTCCCAGAGGATCTATAGTCCGCGATCCTGAAAGCTTACAGGATGCAATAGACAAAATTGGTTATCCCATTGTTTTAAAACCAATAGATGGCAACCATGGCAAAGGTGCCACGACCAATATACTAGATTGGGAGCAGGCACTTAAAGCTTTGGAAGCTGCACAGGTATATAGCCGCAGTGTTATTTGCGAAAATTTTATTGTAGGTTATGATTTTAGGTTGCTTGTTATAAACCACAAGTTTATATGTGCAGCATTACGTACACCAGCCCATGTAGTTGGTGATGGTGAACACACCATTCAACATTTGATAGATGTAGTGAACAGTGATCCGCGCCGCGGATATGGCCACGAAAAAGTGCTGACACAAATTGTGGTTGATCAGTTCACAGAGAAAATGCTGAATGAAAAAGGCTATACGGTGAATAGCATACCTGCAAAAGACGAAATAGTTTACCTGAAACCTACGGCCAACCTGAGTACAGGAGGTACAAGTACAGATGTAACAGATGAAGTGCATCCTTCTAACATTTTCATGGCCGAAAGAATTTCAAAGATCATTGGACTTGATATCTGTGGTATAGACATCATGGCGCCAGACCTGCGCGAACCTATATCACAAAATGGAGGAGCTGTACTGGAGGTAAATGCTGCGCCTGGCTTTAGAATGCACGTGGAGCCATCTGAAGGACTGGCACGCAACGTAGCCGAACCAGTAATAGATATGCTTTTTCCTAAGAGCAGCAATGGCCGTATCCCTATAATAGCTATTACAGGTACCAACGGAAAAACAACCACTACCAGGCTTACAGCACATATATGTAAGCATGCAGGTTACAAAGTTGGCTTTACTACATCTGATGGTGTATATATTCAAAACGAGCTAATGATGACCGGCGATTGCACAGGGCCTGTAAGCGCACAGTTTGTTTTAAAAGATCCTACAGTGGATTTTGCAGTGCTTGAATGTGCACGTGGTGGGATAATAAGGAGCGGTCTTGCTTTCAGGCATTGCGACATTGCTATTGTTACCAATGTTAGTGCAGATCATATGGGATTGGGTGGTATTGATACACTCGAAAAAATGGCACGGGTAAAAGCGGTGGTACCGGAAACGGTTTTCCCGCATGGATATGCCATATTGAATGCAGATGACGACCTGGTATACAAAATGCACGAAGGTCTGGACTGCAATGTTGCCTTCTTTAGCATGGATGAAAACAATCCTCGTATCCAGGAACATTGTAAGAATGGTGGCATCGCCTCAGTATTCGAGAACAATTACATCACCATTTTGAAAGGCAGCTGGAAGTTGCGCGTATTGAAGGTGACAGATGTTCCGCTTACTTATGGTGGTAAAGCCGTTCACAACATTATGAATACATTGCCTGCAGTATTGGCTACTTACCTATACCGCAACATCACCATTGAAGACTTACGGCTAGCGCTGCAAACTTTCATCCCTTCAGCAGTACAAACACCGGGAAGACTTAATTTATTTCAGTTCAAGAATTTCCAGTTCCTGGTGGATTATGCGCACAACCCTGCAGGATTGCAATTGCTCTGCGACTTTGTGAACAAACTGGACGGTACGCCGAAAGTTGGTATCATATCTGGCACCGGCGACCGAAGAGATGCAGACATCATTGAAATTGGAAGGATCTCTGGCAAATACTTTGACGAGATAATCATCAGGCAAGACAAGCACTTGCGTGGTCGCACAGCCGAGGAAATAGTAGGCTTGCTGATACAGGGTATCAATGAAACGAAAAAACAGGATATACCTGTGGAAGTGATCATCAATGAAAAAGAGGCGATCATGCATGCTTACAACAATGCAAAGAAAGGTTCTATCATCACCATTATGGCAGATGTGGTAGCCGAAGCTTTGAGCCTGATAAAAGGACTGAAAGAGAAGGAGGAACAGATTTAA